The following are encoded together in the Thermococcus sibiricus MM 739 genome:
- a CDS encoding Gfo/Idh/MocA family protein — MGKLKVGIIGCGNIFNLAHKNALKNIKEVKVVSCMDIKAKRAKEAAKEFNAKPYTNLDKFLDLDLDVIEILTPTYTHAELAIKALKSGKHVIVEKPIALTSEEAQKMIKTAEKEGLWLLVGHTRRFDKRWIQIKEVIKKRNIVPMQIRKAEVQRLPFSESAWYWKPNKGGGVAIDLGVHVTDFLRWYFKSEPIKILGIGKAIRKEAKINNTHDHFLMMIQFEENKTGLAEVSWAYSYPARYGVFYHHLDILGKNGRIRYTPLDTPVVGVVKHHFEMPRFSPLLSAFPEAFEAELRHFFRVIMNKEEPRMTAKDALIALQMAEVAIESTKRGEPLEFKGVKE; from the coding sequence ATGGGAAAACTAAAAGTTGGAATAATAGGATGCGGGAACATTTTTAACTTGGCCCATAAAAATGCTCTGAAGAACATAAAAGAAGTAAAAGTAGTCTCCTGCATGGATATAAAAGCGAAAAGAGCTAAAGAAGCCGCAAAAGAATTCAACGCAAAACCCTACACAAACTTAGACAAATTTTTGGATTTGGATTTGGACGTTATTGAAATTCTAACACCCACGTACACTCACGCTGAATTGGCTATAAAGGCCTTAAAAAGCGGTAAACATGTGATTGTAGAAAAACCTATAGCTCTTACGAGTGAAGAGGCTCAGAAGATGATCAAAACTGCAGAAAAAGAAGGATTATGGCTTTTGGTTGGTCATACAAGAAGATTTGACAAACGATGGATCCAAATAAAGGAAGTTATCAAAAAGAGAAACATAGTGCCAATGCAAATAAGAAAAGCTGAGGTTCAGAGATTGCCATTTTCAGAAAGTGCATGGTATTGGAAGCCCAATAAAGGAGGCGGGGTAGCAATAGATTTAGGCGTTCATGTTACAGATTTTCTCCGTTGGTATTTTAAAAGTGAACCCATCAAGATTCTTGGAATTGGAAAAGCCATAAGGAAAGAAGCTAAAATAAACAATACGCATGATCACTTCCTGATGATGATACAATTCGAAGAGAATAAAACTGGACTGGCAGAAGTAAGCTGGGCGTACTCCTATCCCGCCCGCTATGGGGTCTTTTACCATCACTTAGATATTTTAGGAAAGAATGGAAGGATCAGGTACACTCCCTTGGATACTCCGGTAGTAGGAGTTGTAAAGCACCATTTCGAAATGCCAAGGTTTTCTCCATTACTCTCAGCGTTTCCCGAAGCATTTGAAGCAGAACTAAGGCATTTCTTCAGAGTGATCATGAATAAAGAAGAACCAAGAATGACGGCAAAAGACGCATTAATAGCACTCCAAATGGCAGAGGTGGCAATAGAGTCCACAAAGAGAGGAGAACCTCTCGAGTTTAAGGGGGTGAAAGAATGA
- a CDS encoding Gfo/Idh/MocA family protein — MINVGIISYAHPHALRYGKTFASNPKAKLYAISGDGANTDVAIAEAQKMKAKFYSNYESLLKDEKVDAVYIAIETYRHKEIAIRAAEEGKHILLEKPIALTLEDADEIIRAVKKAGVKLMVPFNLRFTVPLKKAKAMIDSGEIGNLEYIYAISEYVKPPIFLEGLDMSWFLDKNKSGGGGFMDTAPHGIDSLLWLINDEPKSIYANIGPKIFGFPVDDIGTAVLEFKNGVVAVLNAGWANPKGYSYGLEIKYYLLGKEGFLDIRTAYPDFTVYQDKAEKIYWERADVSGIVNSFLNSIIEDKDPPITGEMAKKNLKIILAAYESSKTGKIIKL, encoded by the coding sequence ATGATAAACGTTGGAATAATCAGCTATGCTCATCCTCATGCGTTAAGATACGGAAAAACTTTTGCATCAAACCCCAAAGCAAAGCTATATGCAATCTCAGGGGACGGAGCAAACACTGATGTTGCAATAGCCGAAGCCCAAAAAATGAAAGCAAAATTCTACTCAAACTACGAGTCCCTCCTGAAAGATGAAAAAGTGGATGCAGTTTACATAGCTATTGAAACTTATAGGCATAAAGAAATCGCCATAAGAGCCGCTGAGGAAGGAAAACACATCCTCCTTGAAAAACCCATAGCACTAACACTTGAAGATGCTGATGAAATTATTAGAGCAGTAAAAAAGGCCGGTGTAAAGCTTATGGTACCATTTAACCTAAGGTTCACAGTACCCCTTAAAAAAGCAAAAGCAATGATAGATTCCGGTGAGATAGGAAATCTTGAGTACATATATGCAATTTCAGAGTATGTAAAGCCACCAATATTCCTTGAAGGCTTGGATATGAGTTGGTTTTTAGATAAAAACAAATCTGGCGGCGGTGGATTCATGGATACTGCACCTCATGGCATAGACTCCCTTCTTTGGCTTATAAACGACGAACCGAAGAGTATCTATGCGAACATAGGCCCGAAAATATTTGGATTTCCCGTAGATGATATAGGCACTGCAGTGCTAGAGTTCAAAAACGGCGTTGTAGCCGTTCTTAACGCTGGGTGGGCGAACCCCAAAGGATATTCCTATGGCTTAGAGATAAAATATTATCTCTTAGGAAAAGAAGGCTTTCTTGACATCAGAACAGCTTACCCTGACTTTACGGTTTACCAAGACAAAGCTGAAAAAATATACTGGGAAAGAGCAGATGTTAGTGGAATTGTAAACTCTTTCCTGAACTCCATAATAGAAGACAAAGACCCTCCGATAACTGGAGAAATGGCCAAGAAAAACTTAAAAATAATCCTAGCTGCTTATGAATCTTCAAAAACTGGAAAGATTATTAAGCTTTAG
- a CDS encoding TrmB family transcriptional regulator yields the protein MEESELKALLKELGLNKYEVNAYFTLIKQGPLTAGELASLSKVPQPRIYDVVRSLMSKGFVAVTSERPKKIVPLDPKEVLEAIEKNYIKKMELAKRELKAMYTPHESNREVIVVKSKTTLENYIKEAIKNVKYHLSLAIPSNFLEKVVSLLKEKNKEITVDLFVYGNEDVPKVADKIRVREVEDPIILIQDKALGIYAPPEAFKTRGQTIRGYALIIRDKNLLFMLDRYFYHALWPTGKLIYEKKGKLKLPKSYIHIRSLVEDIRNYNLIGNEIEVYGKFVKTGGPVHLTGKIVAFFESEGKVVSNITVETEKGEKYVIGGWNASLEDIEAELIILEG from the coding sequence ATGGAGGAAAGCGAGCTTAAGGCACTCTTGAAAGAACTGGGTCTGAATAAGTATGAGGTTAATGCATATTTTACTTTGATTAAGCAAGGCCCATTAACAGCAGGCGAGCTCGCCTCCCTCTCCAAAGTTCCTCAACCCAGAATATACGACGTTGTTCGCAGTTTAATGAGCAAAGGATTTGTTGCAGTTACAAGCGAGAGACCAAAGAAAATAGTTCCGCTTGATCCAAAAGAAGTCCTTGAAGCAATAGAGAAAAACTACATAAAGAAAATGGAATTGGCTAAAAGAGAACTAAAAGCCATGTACACTCCACATGAAAGCAATAGGGAAGTGATAGTTGTAAAAAGCAAAACAACACTGGAAAACTACATAAAGGAGGCAATAAAGAACGTCAAATACCATCTTTCTCTTGCTATCCCTTCAAACTTTTTAGAGAAAGTAGTATCCCTCCTAAAAGAAAAAAACAAAGAAATTACGGTTGATCTTTTTGTGTATGGAAATGAGGATGTACCAAAAGTCGCCGATAAAATCAGAGTGCGGGAAGTTGAGGACCCAATAATACTCATACAAGACAAGGCCTTAGGTATCTACGCTCCCCCAGAAGCTTTCAAAACAAGAGGACAAACAATCAGGGGGTACGCACTAATAATAAGGGACAAAAACCTCCTCTTCATGCTTGACAGATACTTCTACCATGCACTATGGCCAACCGGGAAACTAATCTACGAGAAAAAAGGAAAATTAAAGCTCCCAAAGAGCTACATACACATTAGATCGCTTGTTGAGGATATAAGGAATTATAACTTGATAGGTAATGAAATAGAAGTGTATGGGAAATTCGTAAAGACAGGCGGACCCGTCCACTTAACTGGAAAAATAGTAGCTTTCTTCGAAAGCGAAGGAAAAGTAGTATCAAACATAACAGTTGAAACAGAAAAAGGAGAAAAATACGTAATAGGAGGGTGGAACGCCTCCCTTGAGGACATTGAAGCCGAATTAATTATTCTTGAAGGCTAA
- the tpiA gene encoding triose-phosphate isomerase, with product MLEEPVIAINFKTYIEATGKRALKIAKAAEEVYKETGVTIVVAPQLADLYRIAQEVEIPVFAQHIDPIKPGSHTGHVLPEAVKEAGAVGTLLNHSENRMILADLEAAIRRAEEVGLMTMICSNNPKVSAAVAALSPDYVAVEPPELIGTGIPVSKAKPEVITNTVNLVKKINPKVGVLTGAGISTGEDVKKALELGTVGVLLASGVTKAKDPEKAIRDLVSLII from the coding sequence ATGTTAGAGGAACCAGTTATTGCCATAAATTTTAAAACTTACATAGAAGCGACTGGAAAAAGGGCTTTAAAGATAGCTAAAGCAGCGGAAGAAGTCTACAAAGAGACTGGTGTGACTATTGTGGTTGCCCCCCAGCTGGCTGACCTTTATAGGATTGCTCAAGAGGTTGAGATTCCGGTCTTTGCCCAGCACATTGACCCAATAAAGCCCGGCAGTCATACTGGACACGTCTTGCCAGAAGCAGTTAAAGAGGCTGGAGCTGTTGGAACTCTGTTAAACCACTCAGAAAACAGAATGATTCTAGCTGATTTGGAGGCTGCAATCAGAAGAGCTGAAGAAGTTGGCTTAATGACAATGATCTGTTCAAACAATCCAAAGGTTTCAGCAGCTGTTGCTGCGTTAAGCCCTGATTATGTTGCTGTTGAACCTCCAGAGCTTATAGGAACGGGAATTCCGGTTAGCAAGGCAAAGCCTGAGGTGATTACTAATACAGTGAATCTTGTGAAAAAAATCAACCCGAAAGTAGGGGTTCTAACTGGGGCAGGAATTTCAACAGGAGAAGACGTTAAAAAAGCATTAGAACTTGGGACAGTTGGAGTCTTATTGGCTAGTGGTGTTACAAAGGCTAAAGACCCAGAAAAAGCAATAAGAGATTTGGTGTCTTTGATAATTTAG
- the gor gene encoding glyceraldehyde-3-phosphate:ferredoxin oxidoreductase has translation MRFSVLKVNLNEKSINLEDFEREGIYGIIDYALYLHDEVYKTYEAEDHYDPKNVMVFGKGPFAGSILPGAHRMTFVYRSPQYGGVFPSTMGGAAYQFQRVGIDFVVLEGKREKPTVLILTNDGEKLNVELHEIDFEKVIEIWRGYKGEEGVYALTQYLIDNFNDKFEGMEYRIACVGPASLNTNMGAIFSQTLRNGKRIVGSEDWAARGGTGSVLLRAHNVIAIIFGGKVRKKFPKEDISNVKIAKSIVEGVHKKPMNEVISENTVKYKYNPKLKTGGTFGGNYPAEGDFVPILNWQMPYIPKEERVKIHENIMKYYWEPFNKEAIETKNWTNCGEPCPVVCKKYANGHHIEYEPREANGPLSGVITLRASDVSVHAVDAMGFDAISFGGTVAWVLELVYRGLLKPDEVGLSDKPEFDKDSLIMKPVETSEKNAKLVAELAHRVAFAENEIAKIIGEGIRRAAEILDEKFKDRLSYGESFKDYGVYTPIGISGEMVPTMYWAIGNYIPLPIQGRYWTFYQFGVFLEPEELANRIIASALYEYWYDNVGWCRFHRGWAKPVLKALFMEAYGENVDMEGQARKTMRKLVNYLKKAGYEPVFWDSMRIIDLVAKGAEEFGNERWAEQFKKDKVVIAKEYLRRVLAEYSRILGVEWTL, from the coding sequence ATGAGGTTTTCAGTACTTAAAGTTAACTTGAATGAAAAGAGTATAAATCTGGAGGATTTTGAGCGAGAGGGAATTTATGGAATCATTGACTATGCCTTATACCTTCATGACGAGGTTTACAAAACCTATGAAGCTGAGGATCATTATGACCCAAAAAATGTGATGGTTTTTGGGAAAGGCCCATTTGCTGGTTCTATCCTCCCTGGAGCTCATAGAATGACTTTTGTGTACAGATCGCCTCAATATGGTGGGGTTTTCCCTTCAACAATGGGAGGGGCCGCCTATCAATTTCAAAGGGTAGGTATTGATTTTGTGGTTCTCGAAGGAAAGCGGGAGAAACCAACAGTGCTTATTCTCACCAACGATGGAGAAAAGTTAAACGTTGAACTTCATGAAATTGACTTTGAAAAAGTGATTGAAATTTGGAGAGGCTATAAGGGGGAGGAGGGCGTTTATGCACTCACTCAATACCTCATTGATAACTTTAATGATAAGTTTGAGGGAATGGAGTACAGGATTGCTTGTGTTGGACCGGCTTCTCTGAATACTAATATGGGTGCGATATTTTCCCAAACCCTAAGAAACGGCAAAAGGATTGTTGGAAGTGAGGATTGGGCCGCCAGAGGTGGAACTGGAAGCGTTTTATTGAGAGCCCATAATGTGATTGCCATAATATTTGGGGGAAAAGTCAGAAAGAAGTTCCCGAAGGAAGATATAAGCAATGTAAAGATTGCAAAATCCATAGTAGAGGGAGTCCACAAAAAGCCAATGAATGAAGTAATATCCGAAAACACAGTGAAATACAAGTACAATCCTAAGCTCAAGACTGGAGGAACTTTTGGAGGAAACTATCCGGCTGAAGGTGACTTTGTGCCAATACTAAACTGGCAGATGCCATACATTCCAAAGGAAGAGCGTGTTAAGATCCACGAGAACATAATGAAATACTACTGGGAGCCCTTCAATAAGGAGGCGATAGAGACCAAAAATTGGACTAACTGTGGAGAGCCCTGTCCAGTGGTGTGTAAGAAATACGCTAACGGTCACCACATAGAGTACGAGCCAAGGGAAGCAAACGGTCCGCTCAGCGGGGTGATAACTCTTAGAGCGAGTGATGTAAGTGTTCACGCGGTTGATGCCATGGGATTTGATGCAATTAGCTTTGGAGGCACTGTGGCATGGGTTTTGGAACTTGTTTATAGAGGATTGCTCAAGCCAGACGAAGTTGGCCTAAGCGATAAACCCGAGTTTGATAAGGATAGCTTAATTATGAAACCTGTTGAAACCAGTGAAAAGAACGCCAAACTCGTTGCTGAATTAGCCCATAGGGTTGCCTTTGCTGAAAACGAAATCGCCAAGATAATTGGAGAGGGCATAAGGAGAGCCGCTGAAATACTTGATGAGAAGTTCAAGGATAGGCTAAGCTATGGAGAGAGCTTCAAAGATTATGGAGTTTATACACCCATAGGAATAAGCGGAGAGATGGTACCCACAATGTACTGGGCTATAGGAAACTACATACCTCTGCCAATTCAAGGCCGTTACTGGACATTCTATCAGTTTGGAGTGTTTCTTGAGCCGGAAGAGTTGGCCAATAGGATAATTGCCAGTGCCCTCTATGAATACTGGTATGACAACGTTGGCTGGTGTAGGTTCCACCGTGGATGGGCAAAGCCCGTGTTGAAAGCACTCTTTATGGAAGCCTACGGAGAGAACGTAGACATGGAAGGGCAGGCCAGAAAAACAATGAGAAAGCTCGTTAATTATCTCAAGAAAGCCGGCTATGAGCCAGTGTTCTGGGATTCAATGAGAATTATAGATCTGGTTGCAAAGGGTGCAGAGGAGTTTGGCAACGAAAGATGGGCAGAGCAGTTTAAGAAAGATAAAGTTGTGATTGCAAAGGAGTACCTTAGAAGGGTTTTAGCAGAATACAGTAGAATCTTGGGTGTTGAATGGACGTTATAA
- the fbp gene encoding fructose-1,6-bisphosphate aldolase/phosphatase codes for MAIGEKITISVIKADIGGWPGHCKVHPALIEKANELLNKAKEEGIIIDFHATYCGDDLQLIMTHKHGVDSEKIHGLAWDIFKEATEIAKELGLYGAGQDLLKDAFSGNIRGMGPGIAEMEITLRKSEPIVTFHMDKTEPGAFNLPIFRMFGDPFNTAGLVIDPNMHMGFRFEVWDIKEHKKVILNSPEELYDILALIGAKSRYVIKRVYPKKGHKLPEDEPVAVVSTEKLYEIAGEYVGKDDPVAIVRAQSGLPALGEVLEPFAFPHIVSGWMRGSHNGPIMPVPLKYATPSRFDGPPRVVALGWQINKDGKLVGPVDLFEDVAFDEARKKALEIADYMRRHGPFEPHRLPLEDMEYTTLPSVLKKLEERFEPV; via the coding sequence ATGGCGATTGGTGAAAAAATAACTATAAGCGTGATAAAGGCGGATATTGGAGGATGGCCGGGCCACTGCAAGGTTCATCCAGCTTTAATAGAAAAAGCTAACGAACTCCTAAACAAAGCAAAAGAAGAGGGCATAATAATTGACTTCCACGCAACCTACTGTGGGGACGATCTTCAGCTTATTATGACACACAAACACGGCGTCGACAGCGAGAAAATCCACGGATTGGCATGGGATATATTTAAAGAGGCTACTGAGATCGCAAAAGAACTCGGCCTTTATGGAGCAGGTCAGGACTTACTTAAGGATGCTTTTAGTGGGAACATCAGAGGAATGGGTCCTGGAATAGCTGAAATGGAAATCACTCTAAGAAAGAGCGAACCGATAGTCACATTCCATATGGACAAAACTGAACCTGGGGCATTCAATTTACCAATCTTCAGGATGTTTGGAGATCCTTTCAACACAGCAGGCCTTGTTATTGATCCCAACATGCACATGGGCTTTAGGTTTGAGGTTTGGGATATCAAAGAACATAAAAAAGTTATACTCAATTCACCCGAGGAGCTGTATGATATCTTAGCATTAATTGGTGCAAAATCAAGATATGTTATAAAGCGTGTTTATCCGAAGAAGGGTCACAAACTTCCAGAAGACGAGCCTGTTGCCGTTGTAAGCACTGAGAAGCTTTACGAAATTGCGGGAGAATACGTAGGAAAAGATGATCCAGTGGCCATAGTAAGAGCCCAAAGTGGACTTCCAGCCCTTGGAGAAGTTCTTGAGCCATTCGCATTTCCGCATATCGTAAGTGGTTGGATGAGAGGAAGTCACAACGGCCCAATAATGCCCGTTCCCCTCAAATATGCAACTCCTTCGAGATTTGATGGACCTCCGAGGGTAGTGGCTCTAGGATGGCAGATCAACAAAGATGGAAAGCTGGTAGGACCCGTTGATCTCTTTGAGGATGTGGCATTCGATGAGGCAAGAAAGAAGGCACTAGAGATTGCAGACTATATGAGAAGACACGGTCCGTTTGAACCACACCGTCTTCCACTGGAGGATATGGAGTACACTACTTTACCAAGTGTATTAAAGAAGCTTGAAGAGAGATTTGAACCCGTTTAA
- a CDS encoding NifB/NifX family molybdenum-iron cluster-binding protein, with protein sequence MKIAIPAEDKRGLESNVSGHFGRAKYFVFVDVEDNKIKNAEVVEVPFEEHGPGDLPNFIKEHGGEVVLAYGMGRRAIDYFNQLGIEVVTGAYGKIEDVVDAFIHQVLEVDPHWKEKIEREKEKEEHCGDRECH encoded by the coding sequence ATGAAGATTGCAATACCTGCAGAGGACAAGAGAGGTTTAGAAAGCAACGTAAGTGGACATTTTGGAAGGGCCAAGTACTTTGTTTTTGTGGATGTTGAAGATAACAAAATCAAAAATGCAGAGGTTGTTGAAGTACCCTTCGAGGAACACGGCCCAGGTGATTTGCCAAATTTCATCAAAGAACACGGGGGTGAGGTTGTTCTTGCATATGGAATGGGAAGAAGAGCAATAGACTACTTCAACCAGCTTGGCATCGAAGTTGTTACAGGGGCTTATGGGAAAATTGAGGATGTCGTTGATGCATTTATCCATCAGGTTCTCGAAGTCGATCCCCACTGGAAAGAGAAGATAGAAAGGGAGAAAGAAAAAGAGGAGCACTGCGGAGATCGTGAATGCCACTAG
- a CDS encoding SufB/SufD family protein translates to MAIKMDRVKEYEALVDIYEKEGLDTSLFGDRVAAIIISGERIIGLNNVEGVEIVGEEIENGVRAEIKIKDNIELSFPIHLCTGFLKSEGYQRVIFDITVGKGSKVKFLSHCIFPYAKDFTHDAYAKIRIDEGASVIYEDEHVHGEGVRMISITEVEVRRKGRYTGKFSLIKHRAKELKLEMKADIDDYAVTELSSKVKAVKDDSVEIKEVAYLTGAHSRANLKTTVIAFDNAKANVVNEAYGLGEYSKGHIECHEIVKGEADVQTVPLLRVKNDKAELTHEASIGRINEAQLMQLMAKGLTEEEAAELIIKGLLRD, encoded by the coding sequence ATGGCCATCAAGATGGATCGAGTAAAGGAATATGAAGCCTTAGTAGATATCTATGAAAAGGAGGGCTTGGATACATCTCTATTTGGTGATAGAGTAGCGGCTATAATCATAAGTGGAGAGAGGATAATAGGATTAAACAACGTTGAGGGCGTTGAGATAGTTGGTGAGGAAATAGAAAATGGTGTGAGAGCGGAGATAAAAATCAAGGATAACATCGAACTTTCTTTTCCTATTCATCTCTGTACGGGGTTTTTGAAAAGTGAGGGTTATCAGAGGGTTATTTTCGATATAACTGTGGGGAAAGGGTCAAAAGTTAAATTTCTCTCTCACTGCATCTTCCCGTATGCCAAAGATTTTACCCATGATGCATATGCAAAGATTAGGATCGACGAGGGGGCATCTGTAATATATGAAGACGAACACGTGCACGGAGAAGGTGTAAGGATGATCAGCATAACCGAGGTTGAAGTAAGGAGGAAAGGAAGGTATACAGGGAAATTTTCCCTAATAAAACACCGTGCTAAAGAGCTTAAACTTGAAATGAAGGCTGATATTGATGACTATGCTGTAACAGAGCTTTCTTCCAAGGTAAAAGCTGTTAAAGATGATTCTGTTGAGATTAAGGAAGTTGCATATTTAACCGGAGCTCATTCACGAGCAAACTTAAAGACCACTGTAATAGCTTTTGATAATGCAAAGGCAAACGTTGTAAATGAAGCTTATGGCCTTGGAGAGTATTCAAAAGGTCACATTGAGTGTCATGAGATAGTCAAGGGCGAAGCCGACGTTCAGACTGTGCCTCTTCTAAGGGTGAAGAACGACAAAGCCGAGCTCACTCATGAGGCTTCGATAGGAAGAATAAATGAGGCCCAGCTGATGCAGCTCATGGCCAAGGGATTGACCGAAGAAGAAGCGGCAGAGCTGATAATTAAGGGGCTTCTGAGGGATTAA
- a CDS encoding ATP-binding cassette domain-containing protein, which yields MLLLRNITYSANGRKILEKINMRFKEGMSYSILGPNGAGKSTIAYILMGVIKPSEGRIFMGDKDITELNITERARLGISLLWQEPARYDGITVEEYLTLGGKLNVDKEELKEVLEIVGLPYELYHSRFVDKSLSGGERKRVELASILLLKPKYAILDEPDSGLDITVTELIDRILDYLKRIGTTIILITHHEDIAKKTEFSYFVCSGKIVRKGFSDEVVEYYKRACGKCPLLEVMRYGHQDGSSKGI from the coding sequence ATGTTGTTACTGAGAAACATTACCTACTCCGCAAATGGCAGAAAAATATTAGAAAAAATCAATATGCGCTTCAAAGAGGGCATGAGCTACTCTATTCTCGGCCCCAATGGTGCTGGAAAGTCCACCATAGCTTATATTTTAATGGGGGTTATAAAGCCAAGTGAAGGTAGAATCTTTATGGGAGATAAGGATATAACGGAGTTAAATATAACCGAGAGAGCCAGATTAGGTATTAGCTTACTATGGCAAGAACCGGCCCGCTATGATGGGATTACCGTCGAGGAGTATCTCACACTTGGAGGAAAACTAAATGTGGATAAAGAGGAATTGAAAGAAGTCCTTGAGATTGTGGGTCTGCCATATGAACTCTATCATTCCAGGTTTGTTGACAAGAGTCTCAGTGGCGGGGAAAGAAAAAGAGTTGAGCTTGCATCTATTCTTCTCTTAAAACCAAAATATGCAATTCTTGATGAACCCGATTCTGGCCTAGACATAACTGTAACTGAGTTAATAGACAGAATCTTAGATTATTTGAAAAGGATTGGAACAACAATAATTCTAATCACTCACCATGAGGACATTGCAAAGAAAACAGAGTTTAGTTACTTTGTGTGCAGTGGAAAAATCGTAAGAAAAGGGTTCTCTGATGAGGTAGTTGAATACTACAAGAGGGCTTGTGGAAAATGCCCGCTTTTGGAAGTGATGAGATATGGCCATCAAGATGGATCGAGTAAAGGAATATGA
- a CDS encoding heterodisulfide reductase subunit A-like protein, with protein MVMPMKGLILCVCQGTCPSFQKMNVFEILNHFRREKKVDFVALHPQLCATDGDNFWRALLKNGNDIEKLFVAGCDPVMQKKMFGWTFKELGFDEQKFIGIEIRNMTTEEVIKVIDEAMSVDTQEG; from the coding sequence ATGGTGATGCCAATGAAAGGTCTAATCTTATGTGTCTGCCAAGGGACCTGCCCTTCTTTCCAAAAAATGAATGTTTTTGAAATCTTGAATCACTTTAGAAGGGAGAAAAAAGTCGACTTTGTAGCACTACATCCACAGCTCTGTGCCACTGATGGCGACAACTTCTGGAGAGCTTTATTGAAAAACGGAAACGACATAGAGAAGCTCTTCGTGGCCGGGTGCGACCCGGTGATGCAGAAGAAGATGTTCGGCTGGACGTTTAAAGAGCTTGGATTCGATGAACAAAAGTTCATTGGGATTGAAATCAGGAACATGACCACTGAAGAGGTCATCAAAGTCATAGACGAGGCCATGAGTGTGGATACCCAGGAGGGATGA
- a CDS encoding 4Fe-4S dicluster domain-containing protein has product MAKNWYPMIDYEKCTGCLTCVNFCPHEVYEVDPNPGKPRVVNPENCVEFCRGCQRICPAGAINYFGDS; this is encoded by the coding sequence ATGGCAAAGAACTGGTACCCCATGATAGATTACGAAAAGTGCACCGGATGTTTAACATGCGTTAACTTCTGCCCCCATGAAGTCTATGAAGTTGATCCCAACCCCGGAAAGCCCAGAGTTGTCAACCCAGAGAACTGTGTGGAGTTCTGCAGAGGCTGCCAGAGGATATGTCCTGCTGGAGCTATAAACTACTTCGGAGACTCCTGA
- a CDS encoding NifB/NifX family molybdenum-iron cluster-binding protein produces MEMPKVAVPTSKGGLDDRVHESLVRAETFTVVELDGGNIKEVQVIENPYRGEPHGAGPKVALFLVNLGVDVLLTPMECPKGKPILEAGGVRIVKVKAGKRVEEALRSLRSSL; encoded by the coding sequence ATGGAGATGCCTAAGGTCGCAGTTCCGACTTCAAAGGGTGGGCTGGATGACAGGGTTCACGAGAGCCTCGTGAGGGCTGAGACCTTCACAGTCGTTGAACTTGATGGTGGCAACATAAAGGAAGTTCAGGTTATTGAAAACCCTTACCGAGGGGAACCACACGGGGCCGGCCCGAAAGTGGCGCTCTTCCTCGTTAACCTCGGCGTCGATGTTCTTCTAACGCCGATGGAATGTCCGAAGGGAAAGCCCATACTAGAAGCGGGGGGGGTTAGAATAGTGAAAGTAAAGGCAGGAAAAAGAGTGGAAGAAGCTCTCAGGAGTCTCCGAAGTAGTTTATAG